The genomic stretch TTTGGGGTACAGATCGCCTATTCCTTTGAGGGCAGCATTGTGGATGGAGAACTCATTGGTCAAGCGCTTGGATCGGCAGGCGGAATGCGCCGTATTCAAGACTTCTCGCCCTTTTTTGATGATACGTTTATCGTGCTGTGTGGGGATGCGCTCATTGACCTGGATCTGACCGCAGCCGTGAAGTGGCACCGCGAAAAAGGGGCGATCGCCACTATCATCATGAAGTCCGTTCCCCGTGAAGAAGTATCCAGTTACGGGGTTGTGGTTACGGATGATGAGGGTCGTATCCAAAGCTTCCAGGAAAAGCCGTCCGTGGAGGAGGCTCTTAGTACCGATATCAATACAGGTATTTACATTTTTGAGCCGGAAATCTTTGACTTTATCCCTTCTGATCAAGAGTTCGACATTGGTGGCGATCTATTCCCGAAGCTGGTGGCTGCGGGTGCGCCCTTTTACGGTGTGACGATGGATTTTGAATGGGTAGATATCGGGAAAGTACCAGATTATTGGCGAGCCATTCGCGGTGTATTGTCCGGTGAAGTGAAAAATGTCCAGATTCCAGGCCATGAGGTGCGTCCCGGCATCTATACGGGCTTAAACGTGAATGTGAACTGGGATAAGGTAGATATCCAGGGGCCTGTTTACATTGGGGGTATGACAAAGATTGAGGATGGTGCGCGCATTGTCGGCCCCTCCATGATTGGGCCAAACTGCTATATCTGTAGTGGTGCTACGGTGGATAACAGCGTCATTTTTGAATATTCGCGCCTTGGCCCCGGCGTTCGCCTAGTCGATAAGCTCGTCTTTGGTC from Synechococcales cyanobacterium T60_A2020_003 encodes the following:
- a CDS encoding NDP-sugar synthase, giving the protein KPVMEFLLELLRQHGFDEIMVNVSHLANEIEGYFRDGQRFGVQIAYSFEGSIVDGELIGQALGSAGGMRRIQDFSPFFDDTFIVLCGDALIDLDLTAAVKWHREKGAIATIIMKSVPREEVSSYGVVVTDDEGRIQSFQEKPSVEEALSTDINTGIYIFEPEIFDFIPSDQEFDIGGDLFPKLVAAGAPFYGVTMDFEWVDIGKVPDYWRAIRGVLSGEVKNVQIPGHEVRPGIYTGLNVNVNWDKVDIQGPVYIGGMTKIEDGARIVGPSMIGPNCYICSGATVDNSVIFEYSRLGPGVRLVDKLVFGRYCVDKTGAAIDVQAAALDWLITDARQVLPDEPPAEHQAIAELLGNSEASLSTMESPA